CGGAAACGATCTCAATCTGACGTTCAGATCCTAAGAATCCAGAATAAATACAGTCAAAATCGATATTTAGCTCTTTCCAATGATCGATATAGTCCTGCATATGATCTGTAAAGTCTACAAAACTAAAGGTATCAAATCCCCCAGTATGATTGGAAAGGATCGCTGTCGGCAATGGACAGACCTGCACTCCCATGGATGAAAGGATGGGAATGATCGCTGTCAACGAAGCTCTTCCAAAACCAGACAGATCATGAATTGCTGCCACTCTTTTTACACTATGCTTCATTTTGTTTCTCCTTTTTATAATCCGATCATTGTACTATTTTAAACGGAACGTCAGGATTCCTTTGTAATCGATCACATGGATCGCTTCATCTTTTTTCATCTGTTCCATCATCGCTTCTGGATCTTTCACATCTCTGCTTTCTAAGAATCCTCGTACTTCAAACTGATTCATAGGATGTCTTCCGATAATGGATTTAACCGCTTCATAGTCATCTTCAATCTCACTGAAAAATGCACCAGAACTCATCATCTCAATCGAAATACCACCAAGTGTCTCAACCGCATATCGCATGCGTTCTTCAGATACGACATTCACATCTGCTTCTGCTGGCGGACGAACTGGTGTATTTAAGTATAGTCTGTCATATTTTAATTCTTTTAATAATTCTTGAAACTTAAGAATAGACTGCTCATCATCGTTGATCCCATCAACTAGCATGATTTCCAACCAAAGTTCTCCTTCATACATGTGAGTGAACTTTTTGAGACCTTCAAATTCTTCTTCAAATTTGATCGTTCCATAAGGTCTGTCAATCTTCTTGGAAATTTCCTGGTTATAAGCATCCAGAGATGGCAATACCATATCAGCATGACATAATTCTTCTCTGACTTGTGGATCAGAAAGCAACGCACCATTTGTGATCACTGCGACTGGCTTGTCTGTTAATGCTTTCAGAGCAACTACTAATTCACCAAGATTTGCTGCTAAAGTAGGTTCTCCTTCTCCAACGACCGTTACGATATCAAATTTATCAGAGTCTTTGAGATACTGTTTAAATTCCGCTATGATATCTTCTGTTTTATAAAATTCCTTACGTTTATTTGTCATTTTATCGGTTCTTCCTAATTGACAGTAGATGCAGGAATAGTTACATGTCTTCTTAGGCAGTGGACTGATACCTAAGGATCTTCCTAGTCTTCTGGATGGGATCGGACCAAATACATATTTAAAATCGTTCATATTGATATTTCCTTTTCCTATTATTTTTGTATAATTCTTATTATACGGCACGTATACAAAATTTGTCTATATGAATCGTTCTTTGAAAACTCCTGAAATTTAATTTCTATGGGTTTTCTTTCTATAACTCTTGCGTTACAATAGTATAAAATAAACAGGAGGATATTAAGTAATTCAATGAAAAAAGATAAAAACATTCTGGTTGTTATGCCAGTAAAAGACGAACATAAAAAAACATTAGAACAACATTCCCAAGGCAATAAATTTATATACAGTTCATACGATAATGTAACTCAGGAAATGGTTCAGGAAGCAAATGTTATCATTGGAAATGTAGATCCATTTTACTTACAGGAAGCAAAAAACTTAGAATGGCTGCAGCTTAATTCAGCAGGGGCTGATCCTTATGTGAAGAAAGGCGTTCTTCCTGAAGATGTAATATTGACGAATGCTACAGGAGCCTATGGACCAAGCGTTGCAGAACATATGCTGGCAGTCTTATTTTCCCTGCAAAAGAAATTACATCTATACAGAGATAACCAAAATCAATGTGAATGGCAAGATGAAGGAGGTGTCATGTCCTTATGCGGAGGAACACTTCTGATCGTGGGACTCGGTGACATCGGATTATACTTTGCAAGATTAATGAAAAATTTTGACTACCATATCATCGGAATCAAACGAAGACCAGGGCAGGTACCGCAAGATATCGATGAACTCCATACCATGGATGATCTGGATAAATTGCTGCCCAAAGCAGATGTTGTATTATCTGTACTTCCAGATTCTAAAGCAACACGAAATATCTTCAATAAAGATCGTTTTGAAAAAATGAAGAACACCTCAATCTTGCTAAATGCAGGAAGAGGCAGTGCAGTTAATACAGAGGATCTTTGCGAAGCATTGATCCAAGGACAGATTTATGGAGCAGGACTGGATGTTACAGACCCAGAACCGCTGCAAACGCAACATAAATTATGGAACGTGGAAAATGTGATCATAACTCCACACGTAGCCGGAGATTTTCATCATCCTGCAACTTTATATCGAATCGTAGATATTATAGCTGGAAACCTGCAAAGGTATCTGGAAGGAGAACAATTGATGAATATTGTTGATACTACGACTGGATGTAAACTCTGATTGATAGTGTTGCATGTATGAGTCAGAAAGAACAAGAGAAGAAATATTTATAAGAATAAAGGGTGACACTCAACATACACACCACTTAAGTTTTCCAATCTTGTAATTGTCCACACTTTAGACTTCTGGTATATGATAAAAAATAAATAAGCAACCGAAAACGCAGCATTGGAATTTTGCCATATTTTGAACAAATTCGCAGCCCAATTGGACGAGTGTCTGAGCTTCAAAGACTTTTGTCTGAAACAAAACTTCAGAGCGAGTTCTCGTAGGAAATTGGGCGGATAAGCGATTTGTTCAAAATGTGAGCAAAATTCCACCGCTGCGTTTTCGGTTGCT
The sequence above is drawn from the Anaerostipes hadrus ATCC 29173 = JCM 17467 genome and encodes:
- a CDS encoding radical SAM protein, with the protein product MNDFKYVFGPIPSRRLGRSLGISPLPKKTCNYSCIYCQLGRTDKMTNKRKEFYKTEDIIAEFKQYLKDSDKFDIVTVVGEGEPTLAANLGELVVALKALTDKPVAVITNGALLSDPQVREELCHADMVLPSLDAYNQEISKKIDRPYGTIKFEEEFEGLKKFTHMYEGELWLEIMLVDGINDDEQSILKFQELLKELKYDRLYLNTPVRPPAEADVNVVSEERMRYAVETLGGISIEMMSSGAFFSEIEDDYEAVKSIIGRHPMNQFEVRGFLESRDVKDPEAMMEQMKKDEAIHVIDYKGILTFRLK
- a CDS encoding D-2-hydroxyacid dehydrogenase, translating into MKKDKNILVVMPVKDEHKKTLEQHSQGNKFIYSSYDNVTQEMVQEANVIIGNVDPFYLQEAKNLEWLQLNSAGADPYVKKGVLPEDVILTNATGAYGPSVAEHMLAVLFSLQKKLHLYRDNQNQCEWQDEGGVMSLCGGTLLIVGLGDIGLYFARLMKNFDYHIIGIKRRPGQVPQDIDELHTMDDLDKLLPKADVVLSVLPDSKATRNIFNKDRFEKMKNTSILLNAGRGSAVNTEDLCEALIQGQIYGAGLDVTDPEPLQTQHKLWNVENVIITPHVAGDFHHPATLYRIVDIIAGNLQRYLEGEQLMNIVDTTTGCKL